CGTGCCGCCGGGGCGCGGAGGCTGCGGCGTCCCGCCACCGGGCTTGGGGGCTGCGGCCTCGGCAGACGCCGCGGGAGTCTCGGGCGAAGCCTCGGGAGCCGCGGGGGCGGGTGCCGGTGCGGGCGACGCCTTCGGTGCGGCGGGAGCAGGGGATGCTGCGGGGGCTGCGGCCTCCGACGGAGCCGCAGGGGCGGCCGGAGCCGGAGCGGGTGCCGGTGTCGGCGCGGCCGGGCGAGCCGGGCCGGGGCGAGCCGCGGGGCCGGGCCTGCCGGCCGGGCGCGCGGGTGCCGCAGCGGGGGTGTTCGCGCCGTCGGCCTCGAGGGCCGCACGGAGCTTTCGAGCCACAGGAGGCTCGATCGTCGACGAGGGGCTCTTGACGAACTCGCCGAGCTCCTTCAGCTTGGCCAGTGCGACCTTGCTGTCGACGCCGAGTTCCGAGGCGATCTCGTGGACACGGGGTTTGGCATTTGCCACTTGTTGTTCTCCAGTCTGGGGTCTGCCCAGACTGGGCAGACCACTATTCGCGGACGGGACTCATTTCGAGCCGTTCACTTTGTTTCCATAGCCGTTCAGCCGTTTCTCGATGGTCTGCGTGTCGAGCGAGCCCGACACACGGAGTGCGCGTACGAAAGCCCGGCGCCGCACTGCGGCATCCATGCATTCTTGTGTCGGATGCACCCACGCTCCCCGCCCCGGCAGAATCGCTCGCTCATCTATGACGAGGATCGAATCGTGGGAGACCACTCTCAGAAGAGCGGACCGGGATGAGCGCGCGCGACAACCGACGCACGTTCGTACGGGTTCCATGGTACACCTCGACCAGGCCGCGCCGGGCGGCCTAGCCTTCCAGCACGCTGTCGGGCTGGATGTCGATCTTGGCCCCCGTGAGCTTTGCGGCGAGGCGCGCGTTCTGCCCCTCCTTGCCGATCGCGAGCGAGAGCTGGTAGTCGGGGACGAGCGCCCGGACGGCCTTGCTCGACGCGTCGAGGATGAAGCTCGACGTCACCTTGGCGGGCGACAGCGCGTTGGCCACGAACTTCGCGAGTTCGGGGTCGTAGTCCACGATGTCGATCTTCTCGCCGTGCAGTTCCTCGGTGACAGCACGCACACGACGTCCGAGCTCGCCGATGCACGCGCCCTTGGCGTTGATCGAGGGATCGTTCGCCTTGACGGCGATCTTCGTACGGTGGCCCGCCTCGCGCGCGAGCGACACGATCTCGACGAGTCCGTTCGCGATCTCGGGAACCTCGAGCGCGAAGAGCTTGCGGACGAGGCCGGGGTGCGTGCGGGAGACCGTGATCTGCGGTCCCTTCGTGCCCTTCGACACGCCCGTCACGTAGACGCGCAGTCGGGACCCGTGGGCGTACTCCTCGCCCGGCACCTGCTCCTCGGGCGGAAGGATCGCCTCGACGGTTCCGAGGTCGACGTGCACCATTCGGGGGTTCGGTCCCTGCTGCACGATACCCGCGACGATGTCGCCTTCGCGGCCGCGGAACTCGCCCAGCACCGCGTCGTCGGCGATGTCGCGCAGTCGCTGGCTGATGACCTGCTTCGCGGCGAACGCGGCGATGCGCCCGAAGTCCTCGGGTGTGGACTCCTCCTCGCCGATGACGACGTCGTCCTCATCCAGAAGGGGCACGAAGACCGCGACGTGACCCGTCTTGCGATCCAGTTCGGCGCGGGCGCCGTCCGGCAGCGTGCCCGTCGGCGAGGTGTGCTTGGCGTAGGCGGTGAGAATCGCCTGCTCGATGATGCGGACGAGTTCGTCGAAGGGGATCTCCTTCTCACGCTCGACGGTCCGAAGCAAAGCGAGATCGATATCCACGATGGGGCCTCCGTATTCAGCTCTCACCGGCGCGAGTTGCGAGCACCGGAACCATCCCACGTTACCGGATGCCGCCACCGCCGGCCCTGGGAAGGCGCCGAACGGTCATCGCGCGCAGTCGTCGTACGGCTCGCCGTCGCTGCTGAGCACCGTTTCCGTCCACGAGATCAGGACCGGCAGGAAGCTCGAGCCTGGCAGCAGGGTGCCCAGATGGTCGTACCCGCGGTAGACGAGACGCCGCGCCTGTCCGCCTTCCTCGCACACCTGCGCGAAGAACTCCTCCTGGAGGTGCGGGGGGATGACTTCGTCCTCGTCGCCCCACACCATCAGGAGCGGCACGTCCCATGGCCCGGTCGCGGCATTGGCCGCCAACCGCTCACCCAAGGGGCCCCTCGTGAGGTCGCCGACGTAGAGGGGACGGTCCTCGGACACCCCGAGAGCCGTCGCGACCGAGACGACGACACCGGGGTCGCTCGGGCACCGCTGCGTCATCTCACGCACGATGGCTTCCGCGCCGGGAGCGACGTAGCGACCGAGGTCGACGTCGTCGTACGTGTCCGCGTAGGGCACGAGCACCCACGAGGTGAGGATCGACAGGAGCGCGTCATCGGAGCGCTTGGGCAGTTCCTCGGCGAGCGCGAGGGGGTCGGACACGGGTGCGAGCACAGCGGTGCCGCGCATGACGATGTCGGAGGCGTACTCGGGCGCGATCTTCGACATCCACAGCGCCGCATGCCCCCCTTGCGAATGTCCCCACGCGACGGTGCGCCGCGAGAGCACGGGCCCGTCGAGCTCTCGCGCGGCGAGGACGGCGTCGAGCGAAGATCGCGCTTCGCCTCGACCGATGAGGTACGGGAAGACTCCCGGCGCACCTTGCCCGGAGTAGTCGGATGCCACGACGACCCAGCCGCGATCGAGGGCGTCGTTGAGCGCGGGGATCGCCCACCGCGTCGCAGAGGCATCCCGCAGACTCGGCGCGCATCCGCGCGCGACCCCGGTCGTGCCGTGGTTCCAGGCGATGACGGGTCGAGGGCCGGGCGGCGGGTCGTCCGGGACGATCACGAGTGCGCTCGCGACGGCCGGCTGGCCGAGGGCGTCACGCGTCGTGTAGAGGATGCGCGTCACGGAGGCATCCGGTGGATTCTGTCCCTGGAACTCGTCGAAGCGGATCAGTCGTCCGTGGTCGTAGGGCACGAGGGCGGGCGGGTCGTAGAAGGCATCGACCACGGTGGCCCGCTCGAGCAGCCATTCGTTGGCCCACCAGCCGCCCACCGCGGCGGTCACCAGGACGGCGCACAGCGCGTAGCGTCCGGCCGCGGTCCACGCCTGGACTCGTCGCGTGGGCTTCGCCTCGGGAGCATCCTTACCGGCCTGACGAAGCCCACGGACGGCACGAACGATCGTCGTGATGCCGAAGAGGACCGTCCTCACCCCGAAGACGATCGCCACGACGAGGATCGAGACGTCGGGCCATGTGAGCGCGAGGACACCGAACGCGATCTGCGCGCCGCCCCACACCGCGGCGAGAACCCTCCTGCTCGCCCCGCGGACGACGAACGCATCGAAGATCGAGGCCAGCCCGCCCAGCATCAGCAGATACGCCAGAACTCCCGGGAGGAGTTCGAGACTGCGCCCGAGCCCGACGAGGATCGCGACACCGGCGAGTGCCCAGACGGCAGCGAGGATGCGGCGTGCCCATCCTGCGTCTCGACCGGTGAGCTCGGCGATTCCCGATGCGATGGCACTGAGGCCCACGTAGATCGTCAGGACGACGAGGGACGTGAGCGGGCGCGTGACGATGAGCAACCCGAGGAGGAGGGCGAGGGCTCCCACGATGAGCAGCGCGAGCGGAGGGGCTCCGGCGAGCAGCCGCGGCAGAGCGCTCCACCGCGGTCCCCACCGGCTCCGCGACGCTCGTTTCACCGTCCCGATTCTAGATCGGGCGCACGAAGCGGCACGGCCACTCGGTGTCGTGGTGGCGTGGCTCAGGCCTCGACCGCCATACTGACGCCATGAACGAGATCAACGACTGGCTCGTGACGTGGGGCGACAACCTCTGGACGTGGATCGTCCTTCCTGTCGTCGTGGGTCTCGGCATCTACTTCACGGTTCGATCGGGCGTCGTGCAGTTCCGGCTCATCCCCGAGATGTTCCGCACCCTCACCGACAAGACGCCCCGCACGGACTCGGGCGAGCCGCAGTCGGTCTCGGCGTTCCAGGCGTTCACGATCTCGGCGGCCTCCCGCGTGGGCGTCGGCAACATCGCCGGCGTCGGAACGGCGATCGCTCTGGGCGGTCCCGGCGCGGTGTTCTGGATGTGGCTCATGGCCTTCATCGGCGGCGCCTCGAGCTTCATCGAGTCCTCGCTCGCACAGCTCTACAAGACCCGCGACACCGACGGATTCCGCGGCGGACCCGCGTACTACATGGAGCGGGGACTCGGGGCGCGGTGGATGGGCATCCTCTTCGCCGTCATCCTCATCGTCTGCTTCCCGTTCGCCTTCAGCTCGCTCCAGGCCAACACGATCACCGCGACGCTCGCCTCTTCGCTCGGCAGTGACCCCGACGGATGGCTCGCGTGGGTCGTCGGCGGTGCGATCGCCCTGCTGACGGGGCTCGTGGTGTTCGGAGGCGTCCGCCGGATCGCCTCGGTCACCCAGACCCTCGTTCCCGCGATGGCTCTTCTGTACCTGCTGCTCGGACTCGTCGTCGTCGCCCTCCACATCGACCGGCTCCCCGCCGTGTTCGCGGAGATCTTCACGCAGGCATGGGGATTCAACGAGGTCGTGGGGGCCGCCTTCGGCTACATCATCCTGACGGGCATCCGCCGCGGGATGTTCTCGAACGAGGCGGGCCTCGGCTCGGCGCCGAACGCCGGAGCATCCGCCGCCGTCACCCACCCCGTCAAGCAGGGTCTCGTCCAGACGCTCGGCGTGTACTTCGACACCTTCCTCGTCTGCTCGATCACGGCCTTCATCATCCTCGTGTCCGTGCCCGACCTCGCCTCCGCGGAGCGCGGCATCGGTCTGACACAGGGGGCGCTCGTGGGGACCCTCGGCGAATGGTCCAACATCGCGCTCAGCGTCATCATCTTCCTGCTGGCCTTCTCCTCGATCCTCGGTAACTACTACTACGGCGAGTCCAATATCGAATTCATCACGCCGAGGCGGAGCATCCTGACGGCCTATCGGATCCTCGTCATCGTCGCCGTGCTCGCCGGATCGGTCGCGGGCGCGGACCTCGTGTGGAGCTTCGCCGACGGGGTGATGGGCCTCATGGCTCTCACGAACCTCGTCGCCATCGCA
This genomic stretch from Microbacterium sp. SLBN-146 harbors:
- a CDS encoding lipase family protein, which translates into the protein MKRASRSRWGPRWSALPRLLAGAPPLALLIVGALALLLGLLIVTRPLTSLVVLTIYVGLSAIASGIAELTGRDAGWARRILAAVWALAGVAILVGLGRSLELLPGVLAYLLMLGGLASIFDAFVVRGASRRVLAAVWGGAQIAFGVLALTWPDVSILVVAIVFGVRTVLFGITTIVRAVRGLRQAGKDAPEAKPTRRVQAWTAAGRYALCAVLVTAAVGGWWANEWLLERATVVDAFYDPPALVPYDHGRLIRFDEFQGQNPPDASVTRILYTTRDALGQPAVASALVIVPDDPPPGPRPVIAWNHGTTGVARGCAPSLRDASATRWAIPALNDALDRGWVVVASDYSGQGAPGVFPYLIGRGEARSSLDAVLAARELDGPVLSRRTVAWGHSQGGHAALWMSKIAPEYASDIVMRGTAVLAPVSDPLALAEELPKRSDDALLSILTSWVLVPYADTYDDVDLGRYVAPGAEAIVREMTQRCPSDPGVVVSVATALGVSEDRPLYVGDLTRGPLGERLAANAATGPWDVPLLMVWGDEDEVIPPHLQEEFFAQVCEEGGQARRLVYRGYDHLGTLLPGSSFLPVLISWTETVLSSDGEPYDDCAR
- the nusA gene encoding transcription termination factor NusA; the encoded protein is MDIDLALLRTVEREKEIPFDELVRIIEQAILTAYAKHTSPTGTLPDGARAELDRKTGHVAVFVPLLDEDDVVIGEEESTPEDFGRIAAFAAKQVISQRLRDIADDAVLGEFRGREGDIVAGIVQQGPNPRMVHVDLGTVEAILPPEEQVPGEEYAHGSRLRVYVTGVSKGTKGPQITVSRTHPGLVRKLFALEVPEIANGLVEIVSLAREAGHRTKIAVKANDPSINAKGACIGELGRRVRAVTEELHGEKIDIVDYDPELAKFVANALSPAKVTSSFILDASSKAVRALVPDYQLSLAIGKEGQNARLAAKLTGAKIDIQPDSVLEG
- a CDS encoding YlxR family protein, translated to MEPVRTCVGCRARSSRSALLRVVSHDSILVIDERAILPGRGAWVHPTQECMDAAVRRRAFVRALRVSGSLDTQTIEKRLNGYGNKVNGSK
- a CDS encoding sodium:alanine symporter family protein codes for the protein MNEINDWLVTWGDNLWTWIVLPVVVGLGIYFTVRSGVVQFRLIPEMFRTLTDKTPRTDSGEPQSVSAFQAFTISAASRVGVGNIAGVGTAIALGGPGAVFWMWLMAFIGGASSFIESSLAQLYKTRDTDGFRGGPAYYMERGLGARWMGILFAVILIVCFPFAFSSLQANTITATLASSLGSDPDGWLAWVVGGAIALLTGLVVFGGVRRIASVTQTLVPAMALLYLLLGLVVVALHIDRLPAVFAEIFTQAWGFNEVVGAAFGYIILTGIRRGMFSNEAGLGSAPNAGASAAVTHPVKQGLVQTLGVYFDTFLVCSITAFIILVSVPDLASAERGIGLTQGALVGTLGEWSNIALSVIIFLLAFSSILGNYYYGESNIEFITPRRSILTAYRILVIVAVLAGSVAGADLVWSFADGVMGLMALTNLVAIALLSGVAFRLLKDYTRQRREGRDPVFTRDRLPGVRGIELWEDELSVTGPLDIVVKRRQSEKHRDHLHGREG